A genome region from Planifilum fulgidum includes the following:
- a CDS encoding phage holin family protein, protein MGLIVKLLLNGLAVFLAAQLVPGIEVKGFGTALLAALILGIVNTFIRPVLVFFTLPISFLTLGLFILVINALLFWLVGALVSGFEISGFLSAFFGAIIVSIISWVLNGIWEGVRK, encoded by the coding sequence ATGGGCCTGATTGTCAAGTTGCTCTTGAACGGGCTGGCGGTCTTCCTGGCCGCCCAGCTGGTCCCCGGGATCGAGGTGAAGGGATTCGGAACCGCCCTGTTGGCCGCGCTGATCCTGGGGATTGTCAACACCTTTATCCGTCCGGTGCTGGTTTTCTTCACTCTGCCCATCTCCTTTCTGACGCTGGGGCTGTTCATTTTGGTCATCAACGCCCTGCTGTTCTGGCTGGTGGGCGCCCTCGTCTCCGGATTTGAAATAAGCGGATTTCTCAGCGCCTTCTTTGGAGCGATCATCGTCAGCATCATCTCCTGGGTGCTGAACGGAATCTGGGAGGGAGTGCGGAAGTGA
- a CDS encoding PucR family transcriptional regulator, whose product MDPDLQRLVRKLSRALGLPARLREGRNGRGKGARFPLRRGEGEKETVWLEVEGNLSSREVSLVRLLLAEWERRKGEAAGEMTPLIRWLKDSAGGDCPSDPPPDVERLPWDRRVPFFVVHRGAVQGQGSGEIRRILVRYFEGKTWILPMDPEALLLLVPWTMVEADGGEPWQEVLLGAAEGLADVVTSEAGERVRVVVHPPVDSPRQLPGALSSLREAVRLGRTFYPERSVHGTWQFRLERLLDQIGREEAENFLRDLSPAPFWEEGEWRRTLEIFFRLDGNVSEAARRLHVHRNTLVYRLDRLKQETGLDARRFEDAVAMYLALLLSARGER is encoded by the coding sequence ATGGATCCGGATTTGCAACGCCTTGTCCGCAAACTCAGCCGCGCCCTCGGCCTTCCCGCCCGCCTCCGGGAGGGGCGGAACGGGCGGGGAAAGGGCGCGCGTTTTCCCCTTCGCCGCGGTGAGGGGGAGAAAGAGACGGTCTGGTTGGAAGTGGAGGGCAACCTTTCCTCCCGGGAGGTTTCCCTCGTCCGGCTTCTGCTCGCCGAATGGGAGCGGCGAAAAGGGGAAGCCGCAGGAGAGATGACCCCTCTCATCCGCTGGTTGAAGGATTCCGCCGGGGGGGACTGTCCATCGGATCCGCCTCCCGATGTCGAGCGGCTTCCCTGGGACCGGCGCGTTCCCTTTTTCGTGGTTCACCGCGGGGCGGTCCAGGGGCAGGGCTCGGGGGAGATCCGGCGCATCCTCGTCCGGTATTTTGAAGGGAAAACATGGATTCTTCCGATGGATCCGGAGGCATTGCTGCTCCTCGTTCCCTGGACGATGGTGGAGGCCGACGGGGGAGAACCGTGGCAGGAGGTGCTGCTCGGGGCCGCCGAGGGACTGGCCGATGTCGTCACCAGCGAAGCGGGGGAACGGGTCCGGGTGGTGGTCCATCCTCCGGTGGATTCCCCCCGCCAATTGCCCGGCGCACTCTCCTCCCTTCGCGAAGCGGTCCGGTTGGGCAGGACCTTTTATCCGGAGCGATCGGTTCACGGAACCTGGCAGTTCCGGCTGGAGCGCCTTCTCGATCAGATCGGCCGGGAAGAGGCGGAGAACTTTTTGAGGGATCTTTCGCCGGCGCCCTTCTGGGAGGAGGGCGAATGGCGGCGGACACTGGAGATCTTTTTCCGCCTGGACGGCAATGTGAGCGAGGCCGCCCGCCGCCTGCACGTCCATCGCAACACCCTCGTCTACCGGCTGGACCGGCTCAAGCAGGAAACCGGGCTGGATGCCCGGCGGTTTGAAGACGCGGTGGCGATGTATCTGGCCCTGCTGTTGAGCGCCAGGGGAGAACGGTAA
- a CDS encoding DNA polymerase IV, whose translation MKKIIHLDLDAFFASVEQLDNPALRGKPVIVGGTGKRGVVSTCSYEARAFGVRSAMPMAMARKLCPHGIFLPVRHERYREKSREVRRIFTRYSDIVETVGLDEAYLDVSHYPDAVPVARELKERVRAETGLTCSIGLSYNKSMAKIASDLKKPNAFVIIRPEQALHILKDLPIGALHGIGKKSQERLKQMGIHTVRDFWRLPLEKVVRMFGKSGYDLYYRARGKDDREIVPNRPRKSHSRETTLPENLYDRESVARVARRLLEKVRNQLSDEESPRTLTLKIKYADFTVHSKQRTVREPFPDWSKILEELLDAFDYSPGIRLVGVGFSNFAKRSEPAYEQLSLPLGDEWV comes from the coding sequence GTGAAGAAGATCATTCATCTGGATCTCGACGCCTTTTTCGCCAGCGTGGAACAGCTGGATAATCCAGCGTTGCGGGGAAAACCGGTGATCGTCGGCGGCACGGGAAAGCGCGGCGTGGTGTCCACCTGCAGTTACGAAGCCCGCGCCTTTGGCGTGCGGTCGGCCATGCCCATGGCGATGGCCCGCAAGTTGTGCCCCCACGGGATTTTTTTGCCGGTGCGGCATGAACGGTACCGGGAAAAATCCCGGGAAGTCCGCCGCATCTTCACCCGGTACAGCGACATCGTGGAAACCGTGGGGTTGGATGAAGCCTATCTGGACGTCTCCCATTATCCCGACGCCGTGCCGGTCGCCCGGGAACTGAAAGAAAGGGTCCGGGCCGAAACGGGACTCACCTGCAGCATCGGCCTTTCCTACAACAAATCGATGGCCAAGATTGCCAGCGATTTGAAAAAGCCGAATGCCTTCGTGATCATTCGGCCGGAGCAGGCTTTGCACATTTTGAAGGATCTGCCAATCGGGGCGCTGCACGGAATCGGAAAAAAATCCCAGGAACGACTGAAACAAATGGGCATCCACACGGTCCGCGATTTCTGGCGATTGCCCCTGGAAAAAGTGGTCCGGATGTTCGGCAAGTCCGGCTACGATCTGTACTACCGGGCCCGGGGAAAAGACGATCGGGAAATCGTTCCCAACCGCCCGCGCAAATCCCACTCCCGCGAGACCACCCTGCCCGAAAACCTGTATGACCGGGAATCGGTGGCCCGGGTCGCGAGGCGTTTGCTGGAGAAAGTGCGGAATCAGCTGTCGGATGAAGAGTCCCCGCGCACCCTGACGCTGAAAATCAAATACGCCGATTTCACCGTCCATTCCAAACAGCGGACGGTCCGCGAACCTTTCCCCGACTGGTCGAAGATCCTGGAGGAATTGCTGGACGCCTTCGACTACTCCCCCGGCATCCGCCTGGTCGGGGTGGGTTTTTCCAATTTTGCAAAGCGGTCGGAACCGGCGTATGAACAGCTCTCGCTCCCCCTGGGGGATGAATGGGTTTGA
- the ppaX gene encoding pyrophosphatase PpaX has translation MRYETVLFDLDGTLIDTNDLILASYEYTLSRHCPGKFSREEILSCLGEPLHDTMRRLDPEKWEEMVQTYREHNLACHDDWVKLFPGVPEVLEKLHRAGVALGVVSNKQRITVEKGLSLFGLDKWMKTVVCYGEAGRPKPHPDPILRAMEAVGADPDRTLMVGDSRFDLLAARRAGVDAAAVAWSWHGRDELLSLSPEYVLEKMEDLVNIVEIGAESGGG, from the coding sequence GTGAGATACGAAACCGTTCTTTTCGACCTGGACGGGACCCTGATCGACACCAACGACCTGATTCTTGCCTCCTACGAGTACACCCTGAGCAGGCACTGTCCGGGGAAATTCAGCCGGGAAGAGATCCTCTCCTGCCTGGGGGAGCCTTTGCATGACACGATGCGCAGGTTGGATCCCGAAAAGTGGGAGGAGATGGTGCAAACCTACCGGGAACACAACCTGGCCTGTCATGACGACTGGGTCAAGCTGTTTCCGGGGGTTCCCGAGGTGCTGGAGAAACTGCACCGGGCGGGGGTTGCCCTGGGGGTGGTTTCCAACAAGCAGCGGATCACGGTGGAAAAGGGACTTTCCCTGTTCGGGCTGGACAAATGGATGAAGACCGTCGTCTGCTACGGGGAGGCCGGGCGGCCCAAGCCCCATCCGGACCCGATCCTCCGGGCGATGGAAGCGGTGGGGGCCGATCCCGACCGGACCCTGATGGTGGGAGACAGCCGTTTCGATCTGCTGGCGGCCCGCCGGGCCGGCGTGGATGCGGCGGCGGTGGCCTGGAGCTGGCACGGCAGGGATGAGCTCCTCTCCCTTTCCCCCGAGTATGTGTTGGAGAAGATGGAGGATCTTGTAAACATCGTGGAAATCGGTGCGGAATCCGGAGGCGGATGA
- a CDS encoding DUF302 domain-containing protein, producing MFDYTVETGLTVDEAVRSLEEALAQRKFGVLWKLDIPVKLLEKGIHLDQEYRVLEVCNPEIPKKVLTRNQKGGYFLPCRVVVYKDRETGKTRIGMARLTVLFGLTGDEQLKGIAEEVEAALVEVLDGLKGA from the coding sequence ATGTTTGACTACACCGTAGAAACCGGACTGACGGTGGATGAGGCCGTGCGTTCGCTGGAAGAGGCATTGGCTCAGCGCAAATTCGGCGTGCTGTGGAAGTTGGACATTCCCGTCAAGCTGCTGGAGAAGGGGATTCACTTGGACCAGGAGTATCGCGTCCTCGAGGTGTGCAACCCAGAGATTCCCAAGAAGGTGTTGACCCGGAACCAGAAGGGGGGCTATTTCCTTCCCTGCAGGGTGGTCGTGTACAAGGACCGCGAAACCGGGAAAACCCGGATCGGCATGGCGCGCCTGACCGTTCTCTTCGGCCTTACCGGCGATGAACAACTGAAGGGGATCGCCGAAGAGGTGGAGGCTGCCCTCGTGGAAGTGCTGGATGGGTTGAAGGGAGCCTGA
- the lgt gene encoding prolipoprotein diacylglyceryl transferase, which produces MFAQVIDPVALSLGPIKIHWYGIILGSAALIGLYLAVREGKRHGLDSDLFLDMVVWVIPAAILGARLYYVLFEWDYYSQNPEDIIAVWKGGLAIHGGLTGAFLAGYFFLRKRGMPFLLTADIVAPSIILGQAIGRWGNFINQEAHGGPVSLEFLKSLHLPDWIIEQMYINGVYYHPTFLYESLWNLTGFLLLLLLRRVNPKRGEILFTYLIWYSLGRFFIEGLRTDSLTFQGPEWLAGLLEALWAPMGLLFEPGALSGGNVRIAQLVSLCLALAGIFLILLRRGLGYARQSYLESEERVSG; this is translated from the coding sequence ATGTTTGCACAGGTGATCGATCCGGTTGCCCTGTCCCTGGGACCGATAAAGATTCACTGGTACGGAATCATTCTCGGGTCGGCGGCGTTGATCGGGCTGTACCTGGCCGTTCGGGAGGGAAAAAGGCACGGGCTGGACAGCGATTTGTTCCTCGACATGGTGGTTTGGGTGATCCCCGCGGCGATTCTCGGGGCGCGGCTGTACTACGTCCTTTTCGAGTGGGATTACTATTCCCAAAACCCGGAGGACATCATCGCCGTATGGAAGGGCGGTTTGGCCATCCACGGCGGATTGACCGGCGCCTTTCTCGCGGGCTACTTTTTCCTCCGGAAGCGGGGGATGCCTTTTCTCCTCACGGCGGACATCGTGGCGCCCAGCATCATTTTGGGGCAGGCGATCGGCCGCTGGGGCAATTTCATCAACCAGGAGGCCCACGGGGGACCGGTCAGCCTGGAATTTTTGAAAAGCCTTCACTTGCCGGATTGGATCATTGAACAAATGTACATAAACGGTGTGTATTATCATCCCACTTTCCTGTACGAATCCCTTTGGAATCTGACGGGGTTCCTGCTGCTTCTGCTCCTGCGGCGGGTCAACCCGAAGCGGGGAGAGATCCTGTTTACTTATCTCATCTGGTATTCCCTGGGGCGCTTTTTCATCGAGGGGCTGCGCACGGACAGCCTTACCTTCCAGGGACCGGAATGGCTGGCGGGGCTGCTGGAGGCCCTTTGGGCACCGATGGGTCTCCTCTTCGAACCGGGGGCGCTTTCCGGCGGTAACGTTCGGATCGCCCAGCTGGTCAGCCTCTGTCTGGCCTTGGCGGGAATCTTCCTGATCCTGTTGCGCAGGGGCCTGGGATACGCCCGCCAGTCCTATCTGGAGTCCGAAGAAAGGGTGTCGGGATGA
- a CDS encoding acyltransferase, giving the protein MRRTERFPVEGSNSLWQVYRTVSFWKVLKNALVIHIARYTPFLGLKNWMYRTFLGMKVGEKTAFGMMAMIDVMFPERIRIGRDCIIGYNTTLLAHEYLIDEYRLGDVVIGDQVMIGANTTVLPGVVIGDRAVIGAGSVVNRDVPPGAFVAGNPIRVIRRGEEKRGKGGGEKERNA; this is encoded by the coding sequence ATGCGGCGAACGGAACGTTTTCCCGTCGAGGGGAGCAATTCCCTCTGGCAGGTGTACCGGACCGTCTCTTTTTGGAAGGTGCTGAAAAACGCCCTCGTGATTCACATCGCCCGCTACACGCCCTTCCTCGGCCTGAAGAACTGGATGTACCGCACCTTCTTGGGGATGAAGGTCGGGGAGAAGACCGCCTTCGGGATGATGGCCATGATCGATGTGATGTTTCCCGAGCGGATCCGCATCGGCCGCGATTGCATCATCGGCTACAACACCACCCTGCTGGCCCACGAGTATCTGATTGATGAATACCGGCTGGGGGATGTGGTGATCGGCGACCAGGTGATGATCGGGGCCAACACCACGGTCCTTCCCGGGGTGGTGATCGGCGACCGGGCGGTGATCGGGGCCGGGTCCGTCGTCAACCGCGACGTCCCTCCCGGCGCCTTTGTGGCCGGAAACCCGATCCGGGTGATCCGGCGGGGGGAGGAGAAGCGGGGGAAAGGCGGCGGGGAAAAGGAGCGAAACGCCTAG
- a CDS encoding gamma-glutamyltransferase family protein — MAVYAFGGMVATSHPLAAQAGLEVLRKGGNAVDAAIATAASLTVLEPTSNGIGGDAFALIWSRGKLYGLNASGPAPKKISADAVKRAGHAEMPRYGWLPVTVPGAPAAWAACSDRFGRLPLTEVLAPAIRYAEEGFPLTPVLGKHWKQAVEVYRGLDGDLFAPWFDTFAPGGDAPEIGQRWRSPDHAKTLQAIAETRAEAFYRGELAERIDHFSRKHGGFLRAEDLAAYAPEWVTPIKVNYRGYEVWELPPNGQGLITLMALNLLKGFDPDEFGVESVHRQIEAIKLAFADGKRWIADPRFREVPVRELLSDAYADERRKQIGKRAADPLPGSPPRGGTVYLAAADGEGNMVSFIQSNYMGFGSGLVVPGTGISLHNRGCNFTLDPDHPNCLEPGKRPYHTIIPGFLTRDGRAVGPFGVMGGFMQPQGHLQVIVNTVDRRLNPQAALDAPRWQWVKGREVLVEQLFPVHIVEALVRRGHEIRVLADSSSFGRGQIIWRIKDALVGGTEPRADGGLAAY, encoded by the coding sequence ATGGCCGTTTACGCCTTCGGGGGAATGGTGGCCACCTCTCATCCCCTGGCCGCCCAGGCCGGACTGGAGGTGCTGAGAAAAGGCGGAAACGCCGTCGACGCGGCCATCGCCACCGCCGCCAGCCTGACCGTTTTGGAGCCCACTTCCAACGGGATCGGCGGGGATGCCTTCGCCCTCATCTGGTCTCGAGGGAAATTGTACGGGCTGAACGCCAGCGGTCCGGCGCCGAAGAAAATCTCTGCCGATGCCGTAAAACGAGCGGGCCACGCGGAGATGCCCCGATACGGCTGGCTCCCGGTGACCGTGCCCGGAGCTCCGGCCGCCTGGGCCGCCTGTTCGGATCGCTTCGGGCGGCTTCCCCTGACGGAGGTGCTGGCACCGGCGATCCGCTACGCGGAGGAGGGTTTTCCCCTCACGCCGGTGTTGGGTAAGCACTGGAAACAAGCGGTGGAGGTGTATCGCGGTCTCGACGGGGATCTGTTCGCCCCCTGGTTTGACACCTTTGCCCCGGGGGGAGACGCCCCGGAGATCGGACAGCGGTGGCGTTCGCCGGATCACGCGAAAACGCTGCAGGCCATCGCCGAAACCCGGGCCGAGGCCTTTTACCGGGGGGAACTGGCGGAGCGGATCGACCATTTTTCCCGCAAGCACGGCGGTTTTTTGCGCGCGGAGGACCTGGCCGCCTACGCCCCGGAATGGGTGACGCCGATCAAGGTGAACTACCGGGGATATGAGGTGTGGGAGCTTCCGCCCAACGGCCAGGGGCTCATCACCCTGATGGCCCTCAACCTGCTGAAGGGATTTGATCCCGACGAATTCGGCGTGGAGTCCGTTCACCGGCAGATCGAGGCGATCAAGCTGGCCTTTGCCGACGGGAAGCGGTGGATCGCCGACCCCCGCTTCAGGGAGGTGCCGGTTCGGGAGCTGCTTTCCGACGCCTACGCCGACGAACGGAGGAAACAGATCGGGAAGCGCGCCGCCGATCCCCTTCCGGGAAGTCCGCCGCGGGGCGGCACCGTCTATCTGGCCGCGGCGGACGGCGAGGGAAACATGGTCTCTTTCATCCAAAGCAACTACATGGGGTTCGGTTCCGGTCTGGTCGTCCCGGGGACGGGCATCAGCCTGCACAACCGGGGATGCAATTTCACCCTGGACCCCGATCACCCCAATTGCTTGGAGCCGGGCAAACGCCCCTACCACACGATTATCCCCGGCTTTTTGACCCGGGATGGGCGGGCCGTCGGCCCCTTCGGCGTCATGGGCGGCTTTATGCAGCCCCAGGGCCATCTCCAGGTGATCGTCAACACCGTCGATCGCCGCCTGAATCCCCAGGCCGCCCTGGACGCCCCGCGCTGGCAATGGGTGAAGGGACGGGAGGTGCTGGTGGAGCAGCTCTTTCCCGTCCACATCGTCGAAGCCCTGGTCCGAAGGGGGCACGAGATTCGGGTTCTCGCCGATTCCTCCTCCTTCGGCCGCGGGCAGATCATCTGGCGAATCAAAGACGCGCTGGTCGGCGGCACGGAACCCCGCGCCGACGGCGGATTGGCGGCTTATTAG
- the hprK gene encoding HPr(Ser) kinase/phosphatase, whose protein sequence is MNGRGGESVGNEVTVQELVQQFDLEILTGWEGLGRTVQTSDLYRPGLELAGFFTYYPAERLQLLGRTELTFIDGLPEPIRRERARRLCDDRTPCFCITRNQQVPKELSDAAKEKGIPVLRTSLSTTKFGSKVTNYLEKRLAPKTTLHGVLVDVYGVGVLLMGASGIGKSETALELIKRGHRLVADDAVEIIQTEEETLVGHAPELIRHLLEIRGLGIIDVMTLFGAGAVRDYKKISLAIRLEAWQEDRQYDRLGLDEERIRIIGTELPQLTIPVRPGRNLAVIIEVAAMNFRLKKMGYNAARRFAQRLNEAIDEAEELD, encoded by the coding sequence ATGAACGGAAGAGGGGGTGAAAGCGTGGGAAATGAGGTGACCGTACAGGAGCTGGTGCAGCAATTTGATTTGGAAATATTGACCGGGTGGGAAGGGCTCGGGCGAACCGTCCAGACGAGCGATCTGTATCGGCCGGGGCTGGAGCTGGCCGGTTTTTTCACCTATTATCCCGCCGAGCGGCTTCAATTGCTGGGGAGGACGGAGCTCACCTTCATCGACGGGTTGCCGGAGCCGATCCGCAGGGAACGGGCCCGCCGCCTTTGCGACGACCGCACCCCCTGTTTCTGCATCACCCGGAATCAGCAGGTTCCGAAGGAGCTCAGCGATGCGGCGAAGGAAAAGGGGATTCCCGTCTTGCGCACTTCCCTGTCGACGACCAAGTTCGGCAGCAAGGTGACCAATTATTTGGAGAAGCGCTTGGCGCCCAAGACCACCTTGCACGGCGTGCTCGTCGATGTGTACGGAGTCGGCGTGCTCCTCATGGGGGCCAGCGGGATCGGAAAGAGCGAAACCGCCCTGGAGCTGATCAAGCGGGGCCATCGGCTCGTCGCCGATGACGCCGTGGAAATCATCCAGACGGAAGAAGAGACCCTGGTCGGCCACGCGCCGGAGCTGATTCGGCATCTCCTGGAGATCCGGGGGTTGGGCATCATCGACGTGATGACCCTGTTCGGGGCCGGCGCGGTCCGGGACTACAAGAAGATTTCCCTGGCCATCCGCCTGGAAGCCTGGCAGGAAGACCGCCAGTATGACCGCCTCGGTCTGGACGAAGAGCGCATCCGCATCATCGGGACCGAGCTGCCCCAGCTCACCATTCCGGTCCGGCCGGGCCGCAACCTGGCGGTAATCATCGAAGTGGCGGCGATGAACTTTCGGCTGAAAAAAATGGGTTACAACGCCGCCCGGCGCTTCGCCCAGAGGCTGAACGAGGCGATCGACGAAGCCGAGGAACTGGATTGA
- a CDS encoding TetR/AcrR family transcriptional regulator — MSPRIGLDLPAVLRAAAELADQRGFDSVTLASLSRKLSIRPPSLYNHVDGLGDLRKKLAVYGLRQLHDALSRAALGWSGDDAVRALGEAYITFARRRPGLYEATLRAPDPKDPEVQRAGKEITDLVVRVLSAYGLEKEAALHTVRGLRSLLHGFASLEQKGGFGLPLNPDQSLRLMIDTFLAGIRGMKRHGHPAEPSVASPPFSSHNQGGKEGLGEGESR; from the coding sequence ATGTCCCCTCGCATCGGCCTCGACTTGCCCGCCGTCCTGCGAGCGGCCGCCGAATTGGCCGACCAACGAGGCTTTGATTCGGTCACACTGGCTTCCCTTTCCAGAAAGCTGAGCATACGTCCCCCCTCCCTGTACAATCACGTGGACGGGCTCGGGGATCTTCGGAAAAAACTGGCCGTTTACGGACTCCGTCAGCTTCACGACGCCCTGTCCCGCGCGGCCTTGGGCTGGTCCGGTGACGACGCGGTGCGGGCGCTGGGGGAGGCTTACATAACCTTCGCCCGACGCCGTCCCGGTTTGTACGAAGCGACCCTTCGCGCCCCCGATCCGAAGGACCCGGAGGTCCAACGGGCCGGAAAGGAGATCACCGACCTGGTCGTGCGGGTGTTGAGCGCCTACGGTCTGGAAAAGGAAGCGGCCCTTCACACCGTGCGCGGTCTGCGCAGCCTGCTGCACGGCTTCGCTTCCCTGGAACAAAAGGGGGGGTTTGGCCTTCCCCTGAACCCCGACCAAAGTCTTCGCCTGATGATCGACACGTTCCTTGCGGGAATCCGCGGGATGAAACGGCACGGTCATCCGGCGGAACCGTCGGTTGCATCTCCCCCGTTTTCATCCCATAATCAGGGTGGGAAGGAAGGTTTGGGCGAAGGTGAATCGCGGTGA
- a CDS encoding ABC transporter ATP-binding protein, which translates to MARVRLNHVYKRFGDVTAVKDFHLDIEDKEFLVLVGPSGCGKSTTLRMIAGLEEISEGEIYIGDRLVNDVPPKDRDIAMVFQSYALYPHMNVYDNMAFGLKLRKFKKDEIEKRVREAARILDIEHLLDRKPKALSGGQRQRVALGRAIVREPQVFLMDEPLSNLDAKLRVQMRTEISKLHQRLETTVIYVTHDQTEAMTMGDRIVVMKDGVIQQAATPTEIYEHPANMFVAGFIGSPAMNFIEGSLSEEEGNVYFQTKGLKVKIPDGKAKTLRDKGYVGKEVVFGIRPENIHDEPVFLEASPDSAVEAKVEVAEHMGSEMYLYLSGIGEKWLTARVNTRTQYGPGAQVKLALDMNKCHVFDKETEVAVL; encoded by the coding sequence TTGGCAAGGGTTCGGTTGAATCATGTGTACAAACGGTTCGGGGATGTGACTGCGGTAAAGGATTTTCACCTGGATATTGAAGACAAGGAATTTCTCGTCCTGGTCGGCCCCTCCGGCTGCGGGAAATCCACCACGCTCCGGATGATCGCCGGGCTGGAGGAGATCAGCGAGGGAGAGATCTACATCGGGGATCGCTTGGTGAACGACGTGCCGCCCAAGGATCGGGACATCGCCATGGTGTTTCAGAGCTACGCCCTGTATCCGCACATGAATGTGTACGACAACATGGCCTTCGGGCTTAAATTGCGCAAATTCAAAAAAGACGAAATCGAAAAACGGGTGCGGGAGGCGGCGCGGATCCTGGACATTGAACACCTCCTGGACCGCAAGCCGAAGGCCCTGTCCGGAGGACAGCGGCAGCGGGTGGCCCTGGGCCGGGCGATCGTTCGGGAGCCCCAGGTGTTCCTGATGGACGAGCCCCTGTCCAACCTGGATGCCAAGCTGCGCGTCCAGATGCGGACGGAGATCAGCAAGCTGCATCAGCGGTTGGAGACGACGGTCATCTACGTGACCCACGACCAGACGGAAGCGATGACCATGGGGGACCGGATCGTGGTGATGAAGGACGGGGTGATCCAGCAGGCGGCCACGCCGACGGAAATCTACGAACATCCCGCCAACATGTTTGTCGCCGGTTTCATCGGTTCCCCGGCCATGAACTTCATCGAGGGTTCCCTGTCGGAAGAAGAGGGGAACGTCTACTTCCAGACGAAGGGACTTAAAGTGAAAATTCCCGACGGCAAGGCGAAAACCCTTCGGGACAAGGGCTATGTGGGCAAAGAGGTGGTCTTCGGGATCCGTCCGGAAAACATTCACGACGAGCCGGTCTTCCTGGAAGCGTCGCCGGACAGCGCGGTGGAGGCCAAAGTGGAGGTTGCGGAGCACATGGGTTCGGAGATGTATCTCTACCTCAGCGGCATCGGTGAAAAATGGCTGACCGCCCGGGTGAACACCCGCACCCAATACGGTCCCGGCGCCCAGGTCAAATTGGCCCTGGACATGAATAAATGCCATGTTTTTGACAAAGAAACGGAAGTAGCGGTGTTGTAA
- a CDS encoding nucleoside recognition domain-containing protein, which yields MRKIDWRAGWRSGLETTWELTKVILPVTLVVSVLKYTPVIEWMVKGLAPLMGWIGLPGEAAVPLALGNLLNLYAAIGAILTMDLTVKQVLILAVMLSFSHNLLVETALCRRVGLNPFLVASVRIGLAVISALLIHTLWSGGGERASFGWVGAAEEEPAGWVETVLIALKTALTGALQLALVVIPLMIGIQVLKDIQVLDRFAGWMRPLMRPLGMDPRGAVTMAGGLLFGLAMGAGVIIQQAREQRFTRREMTLIILFLAACHAVVEDTLLFVPLGVNVFALLLIRLGAAVLLTVTVAWLWPKDRGAAVSVRGDHV from the coding sequence ATGAGGAAGATCGATTGGCGCGCCGGTTGGCGATCCGGTCTGGAGACAACCTGGGAGCTGACCAAGGTGATCCTGCCCGTCACCCTGGTGGTCAGCGTGTTGAAGTACACCCCCGTGATCGAATGGATGGTGAAGGGGCTTGCCCCCTTGATGGGGTGGATCGGATTGCCGGGGGAGGCGGCGGTTCCCCTCGCCCTGGGCAATCTGCTCAACCTGTACGCCGCCATCGGGGCCATTTTGACGATGGATCTGACGGTGAAACAGGTTCTGATCCTGGCGGTGATGCTCAGCTTCTCCCACAACCTGCTGGTGGAAACCGCCCTCTGCCGCCGGGTGGGGCTCAATCCCTTCCTGGTGGCCTCGGTCCGTATCGGACTGGCGGTGATCTCGGCCCTGTTGATTCACACCCTGTGGAGCGGCGGCGGGGAACGGGCGTCCTTCGGATGGGTGGGCGCCGCTGAGGAAGAGCCGGCGGGATGGGTGGAAACTGTTCTGATCGCCCTCAAGACGGCCCTGACGGGCGCCCTTCAGCTGGCGCTGGTGGTGATCCCCCTCATGATCGGTATCCAGGTGCTCAAGGACATTCAGGTGTTGGACCGCTTCGCCGGCTGGATGCGGCCCCTGATGCGTCCCCTGGGAATGGATCCCCGGGGAGCCGTCACCATGGCCGGCGGTCTTCTGTTCGGCCTGGCGATGGGGGCGGGCGTCATCATCCAGCAGGCGAGGGAGCAGCGGTTTACCCGCCGGGAGATGACGCTGATCATTCTCTTCCTCGCGGCCTGCCACGCGGTGGTGGAGGACACCCTCCTGTTCGTTCCCCTCGGCGTCAACGTCTTCGCCCTCCTGCTGATCCGGCTGGGGGCGGCGGTTCTTCTCACCGTCACGGTGGCCTGGCTGTGGCCGAAGGACCGCGGGGCCGCCGTTTCCGTCCGGGGGGATCACGTGTGA